In Geobacillus kaustophilus, a genomic segment contains:
- the yihA gene encoding ribosome biogenesis GTP-binding protein YihA/YsxC: MNVKKAELVTSAVKPEQYPDGGRPEVALAGRSNVGKSSFINKMINRKNLARTSSKPGKTQTLNFYLINDSFYFVDVPGYGFARVSKQERQKWGKMMETYFTTREALKGAVLLVDLRHPPTKDDVMMYEFLKHYEIPMIVIATKADKVPRGKHQKHAKIVRETLRMADGDPLILFSAETGQGKDEAWAALLPFVAS, encoded by the coding sequence ATGAATGTGAAGAAAGCAGAGCTTGTGACCAGTGCCGTCAAGCCGGAACAATATCCGGACGGCGGACGGCCGGAGGTGGCGCTCGCCGGCCGTTCGAACGTCGGCAAATCATCATTCATCAACAAAATGATCAACCGGAAAAACTTGGCGCGCACCTCCTCAAAGCCAGGTAAAACGCAAACGTTGAATTTTTATTTGATTAACGACTCGTTTTACTTTGTGGACGTGCCAGGTTATGGTTTCGCCCGCGTGTCGAAGCAAGAGCGGCAAAAATGGGGGAAAATGATGGAGACGTACTTTACGACGCGCGAGGCGCTCAAGGGGGCGGTTTTGCTCGTTGACTTGCGCCATCCGCCGACAAAAGACGATGTGATGATGTACGAGTTTTTGAAGCATTACGAGATCCCGATGATCGTCATCGCGACGAAAGCGGACAAAGTGCCGCGCGGCAAGCATCAAAAACACGCGAAAATCGTGCGCGAGACGCTGCGGATGGCTGACGGCGACCCGCTCATTTTGTTTTCCGCCGAGACCGGACAAGGGAAAGACGAAGCATGGGCGGCGCTTTTGCCGTTTGTGGCCTCATGA
- a CDS encoding LiaI-LiaF-like domain-containing protein, translating to MKTRTVFAGILFIGLGLYFLAGQLESPLFHFFQGWPALLAICGAALLGQAHAAREYAYLFPGFLLLGFGVELLLASAFSAWPRGVNMFFFLIALAFFASSRKQKGGAGFGVLFLLLAVVLTFSGRGQPFFHLVQAGLSSVWKFWPLGLIGIGVYLLWTRRK from the coding sequence ATGAAAACCCGAACGGTATTCGCCGGCATCTTGTTCATCGGCCTCGGGCTGTATTTTCTCGCCGGACAGTTGGAATCCCCCCTTTTCCATTTCTTCCAAGGTTGGCCGGCCTTGCTTGCCATTTGCGGCGCGGCTTTGCTTGGCCAGGCGCATGCAGCGCGCGAATATGCTTACCTTTTCCCCGGCTTTCTTTTACTCGGATTTGGCGTTGAGTTGCTCCTTGCGAGTGCATTTTCGGCCTGGCCCCGCGGCGTGAACATGTTTTTTTTCCTCATCGCGCTCGCTTTTTTCGCCAGCAGCCGCAAACAAAAAGGCGGGGCCGGCTTTGGCGTGCTTTTTTTGCTTCTCGCTGTCGTGCTGACGTTTTCCGGGCGCGGCCAGCCATTCTTTCACCTCGTCCAAGCGGGGCTTTCCTCTGTCTGGAAGTTTTGGCCGCTCGGACTCATCGGCATCGGCGTCTATCTATTATGGACTAGGCGAAAATAG
- the hemA gene encoding glutamyl-tRNA reductase, with protein sequence MQIVVVGVDYKTAPVEIREKLAFAEAELGAAMKQLAKQKSVLENVIVSTCNRTEVYAVVDQLHTGRYYIKAFLAEWFGVKVEAIAPYLRVLEGEAAIQHLFRVAAGLDSMVLGETQILGQVKDSYLLAQEVGTSGTIFNHLFKQAVTFAKRAHSETGIGAHAVSVSYAAVELAKKIFGRLAGKHVLIIGAGKMGALAAQNLYGSGVGKVTVVNRTLEKAKQLAKQFAGEAKPLGELSCALLEADIVISSTGAKGYILTKEMVAPLEKMRKGRPLFMVDIAVPRDLDPALAELETVFLYDIDDLQDVVAANLAERQKAAARIETMIEAELMAFSQWLQTLGVVPVIAALREKALAIQAETMKSLERKLPHLSERDWKVLNKHTKSIINQLLRDPILQAKELAAGPNAEEALQLFMKIFNIEDAVKADRHMQQAKSVQCDEQDAEAVRAARPSWQL encoded by the coding sequence GTGCAAATCGTAGTCGTTGGCGTCGACTATAAAACCGCCCCTGTAGAAATCCGCGAAAAGCTCGCGTTTGCGGAAGCGGAACTCGGTGCGGCGATGAAACAGCTCGCCAAGCAAAAAAGCGTGCTCGAAAATGTGATCGTCTCGACGTGCAATCGGACGGAAGTTTATGCAGTGGTTGATCAACTGCATACCGGCCGTTACTATATTAAAGCATTTTTAGCCGAATGGTTTGGCGTCAAAGTGGAAGCGATTGCTCCGTATTTGCGTGTGCTTGAAGGAGAGGCGGCCATCCAGCATTTGTTCCGCGTGGCGGCTGGCCTTGATTCGATGGTGCTTGGGGAAACGCAAATTTTAGGGCAAGTGAAAGACAGCTATTTGCTCGCTCAAGAGGTCGGGACGAGCGGCACGATTTTCAATCATCTGTTCAAGCAGGCGGTGACCTTTGCGAAGCGCGCCCACTCGGAAACGGGCATCGGCGCGCACGCTGTATCGGTCAGCTATGCGGCGGTTGAGTTGGCGAAGAAAATTTTCGGCCGCCTTGCCGGCAAGCACGTCTTGATCATCGGCGCCGGCAAAATGGGGGCGCTGGCGGCGCAAAACTTGTACGGCAGCGGCGTCGGCAAAGTGACGGTCGTCAATCGGACGCTTGAAAAAGCGAAACAGCTTGCTAAGCAGTTTGCCGGCGAAGCGAAGCCGCTCGGCGAATTGTCATGCGCTTTGCTGGAAGCGGATATCGTCATCAGCTCGACGGGAGCGAAAGGCTATATTTTGACGAAGGAAATGGTGGCGCCGCTTGAGAAAATGCGCAAAGGCCGCCCGCTCTTTATGGTTGACATCGCGGTGCCGCGCGATTTGGATCCGGCGCTGGCCGAACTGGAAACCGTCTTTTTGTACGACATCGACGATTTGCAAGATGTGGTGGCGGCCAACTTGGCGGAACGGCAAAAGGCAGCGGCTCGCATTGAAACGATGATCGAAGCGGAACTTATGGCGTTCAGCCAATGGCTGCAGACGCTCGGCGTCGTGCCAGTCATTGCCGCATTGCGCGAAAAGGCGTTGGCCATCCAAGCCGAAACGATGAAAAGTTTGGAGCGGAAACTTCCGCATTTGTCGGAGCGCGACTGGAAAGTGTTGAATAAGCATACGAAAAGCATTATTAACCAGCTGCTCCGCGATCCGATTTTGCAGGCGAAGGAACTCGCCGCCGGCCCGAATGCCGAGGAGGCGCTTCAGCTGTTTATGAAAATTTTCAATATCGAAGATGCGGTGAAAGCCGATCGGCATATGCAGCAGGCGAAATCCGTGCAATGCGATGAACAAGACGCGGAGGCGGTCCGTGCCGCCCGCCCATCATGGCAGCTGTAA
- the ccsA gene encoding cytochrome c biogenesis protein, which translates to MALLYELSILLYIASILFYFIDFLQQNRKANDLAFWLLSIVWLLQTVTFVSRIMETKRFPILTMSEGLYFYAWLLITLSLVINRLLRVDFIVFFTNVLAFFILAIHTFAPSSQSPAVAERLVSELLIIHITLSLGAYAAFTLSFLFSVLYMLQYSLLKKKKWGVRLWRMADLSRLDFLSYVLNVLGLPMLLLGLILGVIWAHIQIDHFHWYDAKVLGSFVVLLVYGVYFYKRAVRQMQGKAIALWNIGSFLFLLVNFFLFGSLSKFHFWYS; encoded by the coding sequence GTGGCGCTGCTGTATGAGCTGTCCATTTTGCTTTACATCGCTTCGATCCTTTTCTATTTCATCGATTTTTTGCAGCAAAACCGGAAGGCGAACGATCTCGCCTTCTGGTTGCTTTCTATTGTGTGGCTTTTGCAGACAGTGACGTTTGTTTCTCGCATCATGGAGACGAAGCGCTTTCCGATTTTGACGATGTCGGAAGGGCTTTATTTTTACGCTTGGCTGCTCATTACGCTGTCGCTCGTCATCAATCGGCTGCTGCGCGTCGATTTCATCGTCTTTTTTACGAATGTGCTTGCGTTTTTTATTTTGGCCATTCATACGTTCGCACCGTCTTCGCAGTCGCCGGCTGTTGCGGAGCGGCTCGTCTCGGAGCTGCTTATCATCCACATCACCCTTTCGCTCGGAGCGTATGCGGCGTTTACGCTGTCGTTTTTGTTTTCGGTGCTTTACATGTTGCAGTACAGTTTGCTGAAAAAGAAAAAGTGGGGGGTGCGCCTTTGGCGCATGGCGGATTTGTCGCGGCTTGATTTTTTGTCGTATGTTTTAAATGTGCTCGGCTTGCCTATGTTGTTATTAGGGCTCATTCTTGGCGTGATTTGGGCGCACATTCAAATCGACCATTTCCATTGGTATGATGCGAAAGTGCTCGGGTCGTTTGTCGTTCTTCTCGTCTATGGCGTCTATTTTTACAAGCGAGCCGTCCGGCAGATGCAAGGGAAGGCGATCGCGCTATGGAATATCGGTTCGTTTTTATTTTTGCTTGTCAACTTTTTCTTGTTTGGCAGTTTATCAAAATTTCATTTTTGGTATTCGTAA
- the hemC gene encoding hydroxymethylbilane synthase: MRNIVVGSRRSKLALTQTKWVINELKQLGAPFTFEVKEIVTKGDRVLDVTLSKVGGKGLFVKEIEHELLAGGINMAVHSMKDMPAVLPEGLVIGAVPRREDARDVLVSKGNRALHDLPAGSVIGTSSLRRSAQLLAYRPDLTIKWIRGNIDTRLAKLESEEYDAIVLAAAGLARMGWGNDVISDYLSFDVCVPAVGQGALAVECREDDDELRRWLSRLNDEQTERAVRAERAFLQQMEGGCQVPIAGYAEADGGIVRLTALVASPDGKEKYKEIVTGADPEAVGRQAAAVLIEQGAKALIERVKQELSQS; encoded by the coding sequence ATGCGGAACATTGTCGTTGGCTCGCGGCGCAGCAAGCTTGCCTTGACCCAGACGAAGTGGGTGATCAACGAATTGAAACAGCTTGGAGCGCCGTTTACGTTTGAAGTGAAAGAAATCGTCACAAAAGGAGATCGGGTGCTTGATGTGACGCTCTCGAAAGTCGGGGGCAAAGGGTTGTTTGTGAAAGAGATTGAGCATGAATTGCTCGCCGGCGGCATCAATATGGCGGTCCATAGCATGAAAGATATGCCGGCCGTGCTGCCCGAAGGTTTAGTGATCGGTGCGGTTCCGCGCCGCGAAGATGCACGCGATGTGCTTGTCAGCAAAGGCAACCGGGCGTTGCATGATTTGCCGGCGGGATCGGTCATTGGCACGAGCAGCTTGCGCCGTTCGGCGCAGCTGCTTGCCTATCGCCCGGATTTGACGATTAAATGGATTCGCGGCAATATTGACACAAGGTTGGCGAAGCTCGAAAGCGAAGAGTACGATGCGATCGTGCTGGCGGCGGCGGGTCTTGCGCGCATGGGTTGGGGCAATGACGTCATCAGCGACTATCTTTCTTTTGATGTCTGTGTTCCGGCGGTCGGCCAAGGGGCGCTGGCGGTCGAATGCCGGGAGGATGATGACGAATTGCGCCGATGGCTCAGCCGGTTAAACGACGAGCAAACCGAGCGGGCTGTTCGGGCGGAGCGCGCCTTTTTGCAGCAAATGGAGGGCGGCTGTCAAGTGCCGATTGCCGGCTACGCCGAAGCAGACGGCGGCATCGTGCGCCTCACGGCCCTTGTCGCTTCGCCGGATGGAAAAGAAAAGTATAAAGAAATCGTCACGGGCGCCGATCCGGAGGCTGTCGGCCGGCAGGCGGCCGCTGTCTTAATCGAACAAGGGGCGAAAGCGCTCATCGAGCGGGTGAAACAGGAGTTGAGCCAATCATGA
- a CDS encoding uroporphyrinogen-III synthase, which yields MTHSALAGKTVLVTRGKEQAASFSAKLRAVGAVPVEIPLIAIRPAAPEEIAAMAERINEYHWLIFTSANAVRFFFPHVLLPQPLPKMAVVGRKTAAALAERGLSPALVPDDYTAERLAAALVPHIKRGDRVLFVKGNLARPTLPESLRNAGAVVDELTVYETASDESGRERLLLLLRRRELDAVTLMSPSAVDSLVRLLDKEADALLSGVAVACIGPVTKEAAERAGIPVHICAADYTADGIIKAMEQYFSMEGQ from the coding sequence ATGACACATAGCGCGCTCGCCGGCAAAACGGTGCTCGTGACACGCGGCAAAGAGCAGGCAGCATCGTTTTCTGCCAAGCTGCGCGCTGTCGGCGCCGTGCCGGTCGAGATCCCGCTCATTGCCATCCGACCGGCGGCGCCGGAGGAAATCGCCGCTATGGCTGAGCGGATCAATGAATATCACTGGCTCATCTTCACGAGCGCCAACGCGGTCCGCTTCTTTTTCCCGCACGTTTTGTTGCCGCAGCCGCTGCCGAAGATGGCCGTTGTCGGGCGGAAAACAGCGGCGGCGCTCGCCGAGCGCGGTCTTTCCCCGGCGCTCGTGCCGGATGATTACACTGCTGAACGGCTGGCGGCCGCGCTCGTTCCGCATATCAAACGAGGCGATCGTGTACTGTTTGTGAAAGGCAATTTGGCCCGTCCGACGCTGCCCGAGTCGTTGCGAAACGCGGGGGCCGTCGTCGATGAGCTCACGGTGTACGAAACCGCATCGGATGAAAGCGGCCGGGAGCGGTTGTTGTTGCTGTTGCGCCGGCGGGAGCTTGATGCGGTCACCTTGATGAGCCCGTCGGCGGTTGACAGCCTTGTCCGCCTTCTCGACAAAGAAGCGGATGCCCTTCTTTCCGGTGTTGCGGTCGCCTGCATCGGGCCGGTGACGAAAGAAGCGGCCGAGCGGGCGGGCATTCCGGTGCATATTTGTGCGGCCGATTACACCGCTGATGGTATCATTAAAGCGATGGAACAATACTTTTCCATGGAGGGACAATGA